The bacterium genome contains a region encoding:
- a CDS encoding MFS transporter produces MKQRIKALKLNKRLMFGTRFFVELKSLNSVIQLFYLSRGLDLGQIVYLSLVWTITSFICDVPSSFLADKFGRKKLIILGILLTAVSTAMLFNASTFLTFIFAYMVGAAGYSFFAGADHALLYDSLKETGEESNANRVAGKYFSSASLPKVIMPLIGSIIAKGLLPSQFLILIGIDFIGTIISMGIALFLTEPHVKEIKVNKLGLIQEGLRLIKDDKILLKFALNKIIVFQASFVFWRIYQVLLKNADMPIIYLGVLYTVFQGINFLLFWNTEKVQNKVGKANFMFYPPILGVIAVVSTLLTSNLTILFLACTVLFTVGVVRDPLFMAQIQSRIPSHNRATATSTLNIIKNISDIPLLLLIGYLANININYVLVISTLLFILPIIFLRIKREEL; encoded by the coding sequence ATGAAACAAAGAATTAAAGCTTTAAAATTAAATAAAAGACTGATGTTTGGAACACGGTTTTTTGTGGAATTAAAATCTTTAAATTCTGTTATTCAATTATTTTATTTATCACGGGGATTAGATTTAGGTCAGATTGTGTATTTAAGTTTGGTTTGGACAATAACTTCCTTTATCTGTGATGTTCCTTCAAGTTTTTTAGCTGATAAGTTTGGACGTAAAAAACTAATTATTTTGGGAATTCTGTTAACAGCTGTCTCGACAGCGATGCTCTTTAATGCATCTACTTTTTTAACCTTTATCTTTGCATATATGGTAGGTGCTGCGGGTTATTCATTTTTTGCAGGTGCAGATCATGCGTTACTATATGACTCATTGAAGGAAACTGGTGAAGAATCAAATGCAAACAGAGTAGCAGGAAAATATTTTTCTTCAGCTAGTTTACCCAAAGTTATAATGCCGTTAATAGGTTCCATAATTGCCAAAGGACTTCTACCAAGTCAGTTTTTAATATTGATTGGAATTGATTTTATCGGAACAATTATATCTATGGGCATTGCCTTGTTTTTGACTGAGCCACATGTTAAAGAAATTAAGGTTAATAAACTTGGTTTAATACAAGAAGGGCTTAGATTAATCAAAGACGACAAAATTCTTTTAAAGTTTGCACTAAATAAGATAATTGTATTTCAGGCAAGCTTTGTTTTTTGGAGAATTTACCAGGTTTTATTAAAAAACGCTGATATGCCAATTATTTACTTAGGTGTACTTTATACAGTTTTCCAGGGAATTAATTTTTTGCTGTTTTGGAATACTGAAAAAGTACAAAACAAAGTGGGTAAAGCCAACTTTATGTTTTATCCTCCAATCTTGGGTGTAATAGCAGTTGTGTCTACATTATTAACATCAAACCTCACAATTTTGTTTCTAGCATGTACTGTACTTTTTACAGTAGGAGTTGTTAGGGATCCATTATTTATGGCTCAAATTCAATCAAGAATACCATCACACAATAGAGCAACAGCTACGTCAACTTTAAATATCATTAAAAATATAAGTGATATCCCGCTACTTTTGTTAATTGGATATTTGGCAAATATAAATATAAACTATGTTTTAGTAATCTCAACTTTGTTGTTTATTTTGCCAATAATATTTTTGAGAATTAAAAGAGAGGAGTTATAA
- a CDS encoding FtsX-like permease family protein translates to MTTRKGEIEILSLIGATPAFVRSPIVIEGLIYATVGVVTGWALSLILWLYVSAPILNYFGQVPILPRDPFYFFMLFLIILGIELMVGLVIALTGSLIFAFLFVNS, encoded by the coding sequence ATGACCACGAGAAAAGGAGAAATTGAAATATTAAGTCTTATTGGTGCAACTCCAGCTTTTGTCAGAAGTCCAATTGTTATTGAGGGTTTAATATATGCAACAGTGGGTGTAGTAACAGGTTGGGCATTATCACTAATTCTTTGGCTTTATGTCTCAGCTCCGATACTTAACTATTTTGGACAAGTTCCAATTTTACCAAGAGATCCTTTTTACTTCTTTATGCTTTTCTTAATAATTTTAGGTATCGAGTTGATGGTTGGGTTAGTAATTGCACTAACCGGAAGTTTAATATTCGCTTTTTTATTTGTCAATAGTTA
- a CDS encoding UTP--glucose-1-phosphate uridylyltransferase, protein MKKVTKAVIPAAGFGTRFLPQTKAMPKEMLPIVDKPVIQYVVEELVEAGIQDIFIVTGYHKRGIEDHFDAPNLDLIENLKMGGEKKKHLLEEVEKISNMANFVYIRQKGPYGNGTPLLNVKHLIGDEPFIYTWSDDFIVAEPNRFKQLISIYEKYGGSVLAGIKATKDEDYDRYGFAGGETVEDGLIKVNTIIEKPGRENSPSDIANVSGFLFTPEIFKYLEIAKDNLKEGDELYYNDPIKLMLKDNIDVYVKEIKNSKYYDTGNKLEYLKTVVEFALKHKDLNGKFRDYLKSLEI, encoded by the coding sequence ATGAAAAAAGTAACAAAAGCAGTAATTCCAGCAGCTGGTTTTGGAACAAGATTTCTACCCCAAACTAAGGCAATGCCTAAAGAGATGCTTCCTATTGTGGATAAACCTGTCATTCAGTATGTGGTGGAAGAATTAGTTGAAGCTGGGATACAAGACATTTTTATAGTAACTGGTTACCACAAGCGAGGAATTGAAGACCATTTTGATGCTCCAAACCTAGACTTGATTGAAAACTTAAAAATGGGAGGGGAGAAAAAGAAGCATCTACTAGAGGAAGTGGAAAAAATATCAAATATGGCAAACTTTGTCTACATAAGGCAAAAGGGACCATATGGAAATGGGACACCACTATTAAATGTCAAACATTTAATTGGAGATGAACCATTTATTTATACATGGAGCGATGATTTTATCGTGGCTGAACCAAACAGGTTTAAACAGTTAATTTCAATTTACGAAAAATATGGTGGAAGTGTTCTAGCTGGAATTAAAGCTACGAAGGATGAAGATTATGACAGATATGGCTTTGCGGGTGGAGAAACAGTTGAGGATGGTTTAATCAAAGTAAACACTATTATAGAAAAACCTGGAAGAGAAAATTCTCCTTCAGATATTGCAAATGTTTCAGGCTTCTTGTTTACCCCAGAGATTTTTAAATATTTAGAAATTGCAAAAGATAATTTAAAGGAAGGTGATGAGCTTTACTACAATGATCCTATTAAACTGATGTTGAAGGATAATATAGATGTATATGTAAAAGAAATTAAGAATAGTAAATATTATGACACTGGCAATAAATTAGAATACTTAAAAACAGTTGTTGAATTTGCACTAAAACACAAAGATTTAAATGGTAAATTTAGAGATTACCTCAAGAGTTTAGAGATTTAA
- a CDS encoding CAP domain-containing protein: protein MEKLIHLLVPRDTNNHKAKILHSSSLIVIACLMIIFQAVLNYIPKINPSILGYASNISIQDVVNLTNQKRAQAGLPALSLNQTLSNAAYVKGVDMINKDYWAHTAPDGTQPWVFFNNAGYKYRYAGENLARDFSNANSAVEAWMNSPTHRDNILNPKYKDIGVGVVEGDLAGSDTTIIVQFFGATYADQVREPIAQAVSTEVTSLPNTVTTTVPTSTPIVEATPTSITVPEIETIPAVIVTPNPDQQVLVSPFTTTRNASLIVVGLLLLVFMVDAILVSKRRITRLTGRTFAHIAFLGMVLSIIIILKSGQIL from the coding sequence ATGGAGAAGTTAATTCATTTGTTAGTGCCTCGAGACACCAATAACCACAAAGCCAAGATTTTGCATTCATCAAGTCTGATAGTTATTGCCTGTTTGATGATTATATTTCAGGCTGTTCTTAACTATATTCCTAAGATTAACCCCAGTATTTTAGGATATGCATCAAATATTTCTATTCAAGACGTTGTTAATCTAACAAATCAAAAAAGAGCCCAAGCAGGGCTACCTGCTTTAAGTTTAAATCAAACATTATCAAATGCTGCCTATGTTAAGGGTGTCGACATGATAAATAAAGATTATTGGGCACATACTGCCCCAGATGGTACACAGCCTTGGGTCTTTTTTAATAATGCTGGCTATAAATACAGATATGCGGGGGAAAACTTGGCCAGGGATTTTTCTAATGCAAATTCTGCAGTTGAAGCTTGGATGAATTCTCCAACGCATAGGGATAATATTTTAAACCCAAAATATAAAGATATAGGTGTCGGGGTAGTTGAGGGTGACTTGGCAGGATCTGATACTACAATAATAGTTCAGTTTTTTGGTGCAACCTACGCAGACCAGGTTAGAGAGCCAATTGCTCAGGCTGTAAGTACGGAGGTTACTAGCTTACCCAATACTGTTACTACCACAGTTCCTACTTCTACCCCAATAGTAGAAGCAACACCTACTTCAATTACTGTTCCTGAAATTGAAACTATTCCTGCAGTTATTGTAACTCCAAACCCAGATCAGCAAGTTTTAGTTTCGCCGTTTACCACAACAAGAAACGCATCCTTAATTGTGGTTGGGTTACTACTTCTAGTTTTTATGGTTGATGCAATTTTAGTTTCAAAAAGAAGGATAACAAGACTAACTGGTAGAACATTTGCCCACATTGCCTTTTTAGGTATGGTTTTGTCAATTATTATAATACTTAAATCAGGTCAGATATTATAA